From the genome of Ectobacillus sp. JY-23, one region includes:
- a CDS encoding phosphotransferase: MKQEELSILNVINNKTDVSQKDIAQMCGVSVGKINYMINPLIEQEYIYRKRVGKSTRYHLTEKGIESLTQGLSSLQDNRVNIHHRSFKPIKQAVILAAGQRKELQNPAGLADLDGQVLLERNVEILKRNGIETIVMVTGYKKELFTRFSEDESITIVENNQYKWTGTMISLACAAKYITDDFLLWESDILIEEYAISKLLKHEERDCVLITNESGSGDEAFVEIRNGNLYKITKDIHQLNKIDGEMVGISKISYNMFKRLLTEFKDNRNPYVNYEYLLLDAARHYKLGYLKVPDAVWAEIDTPQQYHNVVNFVYPRLKRKEAEYQKQQIKEILREALQLNEEEHFVIEPFGGMTNKNYKVTLRNKEYVLRIPGNGTESMINRYEEKFNARIASDLGIDTPILYFNEHTGVKVAEMIPDAETLNAKSAKRQEHMHLTAELLRTLHTSQAVMKNRFDVFEKIEEYELLLKQANGENFSDYKETRAAIMYMKDIYEALDVTLTPCHNDTLPENFVKSGSGRMYLIDWEYSGMNDPMWDVAAHSLECNFSPEEEELFLQLYFGQPAEEKIKTRILLNKIFQDFLWTIWTQIKEAQGDDFGTYGIDRYNRAKANLTQLFERV, translated from the coding sequence ATGAAGCAGGAAGAATTAAGCATTTTAAATGTGATTAATAATAAAACAGATGTAAGTCAGAAGGATATAGCTCAGATGTGCGGTGTATCTGTCGGTAAGATTAATTATATGATTAATCCACTAATTGAGCAGGAGTATATTTATAGAAAACGAGTAGGAAAAAGCACGCGCTATCATTTAACCGAAAAAGGAATTGAATCACTAACACAAGGACTCAGCAGTCTGCAAGACAACCGAGTAAACATTCATCATCGTTCATTTAAACCAATTAAGCAAGCTGTCATCTTGGCGGCGGGCCAGCGTAAAGAATTACAAAATCCGGCCGGCTTAGCCGATTTAGATGGACAAGTATTACTTGAACGTAATGTCGAGATACTGAAAAGAAATGGTATTGAAACTATTGTTATGGTTACAGGCTATAAAAAGGAACTATTTACGCGGTTTAGTGAAGATGAATCTATTACAATTGTAGAAAACAATCAGTATAAATGGACAGGCACAATGATTTCTTTAGCGTGCGCTGCAAAATATATTACAGATGACTTCCTATTATGGGAATCAGATATTTTAATTGAAGAGTACGCGATTTCTAAGCTGTTAAAGCATGAAGAACGTGATTGCGTTCTCATTACGAATGAAAGTGGCTCGGGTGATGAAGCATTTGTTGAAATTAGAAACGGAAATTTATACAAAATTACAAAAGATATTCATCAGCTAAACAAGATAGATGGAGAAATGGTGGGTATTAGTAAAATTTCCTACAATATGTTTAAGCGGCTCTTAACAGAATTCAAAGATAATCGCAATCCATATGTAAATTACGAGTATTTGTTGTTAGATGCGGCTAGACACTACAAACTAGGTTATTTAAAGGTCCCTGATGCGGTTTGGGCGGAGATTGACACACCACAGCAATACCATAATGTAGTGAACTTTGTTTATCCGAGGCTTAAGCGAAAAGAAGCGGAATATCAAAAACAACAGATTAAAGAGATTTTACGTGAAGCGCTTCAGCTTAATGAAGAGGAACACTTTGTAATTGAGCCGTTTGGCGGTATGACAAATAAAAACTATAAAGTAACGCTGCGTAATAAGGAATATGTATTGCGTATTCCTGGAAATGGTACGGAAAGCATGATTAATCGATATGAAGAAAAGTTTAACGCTCGTATCGCAAGTGATTTAGGAATTGATACACCTATTCTTTACTTCAATGAACATACAGGTGTGAAGGTAGCAGAAATGATTCCAGATGCGGAAACCTTAAATGCAAAGAGCGCAAAGCGTCAAGAGCATATGCATTTAACTGCAGAATTGCTGCGGACCCTTCATACTTCTCAGGCTGTGATGAAGAATAGATTTGACGTATTTGAAAAGATTGAGGAATATGAGCTGTTGTTAAAACAGGCAAACGGTGAAAACTTTTCGGACTATAAGGAAACACGTGCAGCAATTATGTACATGAAAGATATATATGAAGCTTTAGACGTAACGCTTACACCTTGTCATAATGATACATTACCTGAAAACTTTGTGAAAAGTGGAAGCGGTAGAATGTATTTGATTGATTGGGAATACAGCGGTATGAATGATCCGATGTGGGACGTAGCGGCTCATTCGTTAGAATGTAATTTCTCTCCTGAAGAAGAAGAATTATTTCTTCAGCTCTACTTTGGTCAGCCGGCAGAAGAGAAAATCAAAACACGTATATTGCTTAATAAAATTTTTCAAGACTTTTTATGGACTATCTGGACCCAGATCAAAGAAGCACAGGGCGATGATTTTGGTACGTATGGAATAGATCGTTATAACAGAGCGAAGGCAAACTTAACGCAATTATTTGAGCGCGTTTAA
- a CDS encoding serine dehydratase subunit alpha family protein: MREQKIRAILKKELVVALGCTEPVAIALAAATARSYVMGEAIESLHLEASGNIIKNAKAVGIPGMKAKGLTFVAALGAVAGNPDKQLEILNGLTQEDEMKALELVEEGKVTAAQAYTSKRLYIDVYIKTKSHTSRVVISDDHTNISLIEVDGEVRYQGSCEDGASTSEQTVLHGLTIDEIFDWVLQAHPEDLVLVQKSITLNRAIGMEGLSGTYGLNVGRTIQENVKKGFLSNDLASAAMALAAAGSDARMAGSILPVMANSGSGNQGIAVTLPVVAVAERLQVSEEKLVRAVALSHLITIHIKSKFGRLSALCGVTAAGMGASGGIVYLLGGGLEEVKSSIQNTIGNVSGMICDGAKAGCAMKVSTCANAAVQSALMAINQQRIQSTDGFIHDDVEKSIESFCKLGNEGTRQTDELILQLMMEKESALKGSV, from the coding sequence ATGAGGGAGCAAAAAATACGAGCTATTTTGAAGAAAGAATTAGTAGTTGCATTGGGGTGTACGGAGCCAGTAGCAATCGCGTTAGCCGCTGCAACAGCAAGAAGCTATGTGATGGGGGAGGCAATTGAATCTCTTCATTTAGAAGCTAGCGGAAATATTATTAAGAATGCGAAAGCAGTAGGTATACCTGGTATGAAGGCAAAAGGCCTCACGTTTGTTGCTGCGCTTGGAGCAGTAGCAGGCAATCCCGACAAGCAGCTGGAAATTTTAAATGGTCTTACACAAGAGGATGAAATGAAAGCGTTAGAGCTAGTAGAGGAAGGAAAAGTAACAGCGGCGCAGGCGTATACATCAAAGCGGCTTTATATTGATGTGTATATCAAAACAAAATCACATACTTCGAGAGTTGTAATTTCTGATGATCATACAAATATATCTTTAATTGAAGTAGATGGCGAAGTAAGGTATCAAGGTAGTTGTGAGGATGGAGCTTCTACATCAGAACAAACAGTGTTACATGGACTTACAATAGATGAAATCTTCGACTGGGTATTGCAGGCACATCCAGAGGATTTGGTGCTCGTTCAAAAAAGCATCACATTAAATCGAGCAATTGGTATGGAAGGCCTTTCTGGTACGTACGGATTAAATGTGGGACGGACGATACAGGAAAATGTAAAAAAAGGCTTTCTATCAAATGATTTAGCATCGGCAGCAATGGCATTAGCCGCCGCAGGATCGGATGCGAGAATGGCGGGATCTATTCTACCTGTTATGGCAAACAGCGGAAGTGGAAATCAAGGGATTGCTGTTACTCTTCCAGTTGTAGCGGTTGCAGAGCGACTACAGGTTTCTGAGGAAAAGCTGGTACGCGCTGTGGCTCTCAGTCATTTAATTACCATTCATATTAAATCTAAGTTTGGTCGTCTTTCCGCTCTATGTGGTGTAACTGCTGCAGGAATGGGAGCGAGCGGAGGCATCGTGTATTTGCTAGGGGGAGGACTTGAAGAGGTAAAGTCATCCATTCAGAATACAATTGGTAATGTTTCCGGTATGATTTGTGATGGTGCTAAGGCAGGTTGTGCAATGAAGGTGTCTACTTGTGCTAATGCTGCTGTTCAATCCGCTCTTATGGCAATCAACCAGCAGAGGATTCAGTCGACAGATGGTTTTATTCATGATGATGTCGAGAAAAGTATTGAAAGCTTCTGCAAGCTTGGAAACGAGGGAACGAGACAAACAGATGAGCTTATCTTACAGCTCATGATGGAAAAGGAATCTGCCTTAAAGGGGAGCGTTTAA
- a CDS encoding sugar phosphate nucleotidyltransferase, which produces MRAILLAAGMGTRLRPLTLTTPKSLVEVNGKPMLEKQIEFLREKGIQEIIVVTGYLHEKFNYLTEKYGVTLVHNDKYDQYNNIYTMYLVKEYLTDSYVIDADVYLHRNFLLENPQTSLYFSSKKPDFKNEWVLRYDESDRIYDIEVRDGTEDYILCGISYWAKRDAEKIQASLEEFIADGNFTDLYWDDVVKHNLPSLQVHLHRIQSDDSFEIDSLEDLRKTQEILKLENIK; this is translated from the coding sequence ATGAGAGCGATATTACTAGCAGCAGGAATGGGAACAAGACTACGACCTTTAACATTGACTACGCCAAAATCGTTAGTTGAAGTAAACGGGAAACCGATGCTAGAAAAGCAAATCGAATTCCTTCGTGAAAAAGGTATACAAGAAATCATTGTGGTGACAGGCTATTTGCATGAGAAGTTTAACTATTTAACTGAGAAATACGGTGTTACGCTTGTTCATAACGATAAATATGATCAGTATAACAACATTTACACTATGTATTTAGTCAAAGAGTATTTAACGGATTCTTATGTAATTGATGCGGATGTATACTTGCATCGAAATTTTTTGCTAGAAAATCCACAGACTTCATTATACTTTAGTTCGAAAAAACCTGATTTTAAAAATGAGTGGGTTTTACGATACGACGAAAGTGATCGTATTTACGATATTGAAGTACGAGATGGAACTGAGGATTATATCCTTTGTGGTATTTCCTATTGGGCAAAAAGAGACGCAGAGAAGATACAAGCAAGTTTAGAAGAGTTTATTGCAGATGGAAATTTCACAGATTTATATTGGGATGATGTAGTGAAGCATAATTTGCCTTCCTTACAAGTACATCTACATCGCATTCAAAGCGATGATAGCTTTGAAATTGATTCTCTTGAGGATTTGAGAAAAACACAGGAAATCTTAAAGCTGGAGAATATAAAATAA
- a CDS encoding acyltransferase family protein, with amino-acid sequence MSISNRIEWIDVCKGIGIFFVVLGHTMIDGMARSYIYSFHMPLFFFISGYLFSTKKYVTFKAFLTAKAKTLLIPYISFSIIALIALKVLVHQSIDVTSFIKAFVMSKRNEIYYNDPLWFLTALFTIEVMYYLFDKYVKRKYVVMIVAILVSYYSFLIFNPLAGTHVLPWSLDQSLYYLIYFGIGYFIKTTIPMRNELKRSYVLISGAVIHVYIVCNSTDVFNMWKDITVYGVFPDSANVYLYDIVTTLCAISFWIYASSYLSFMKPITYMGKNSLIILALHICVGFNLVHQLFLQRIFPKIGLSIENPNMLGLFFTIASLCILVPCIHVINRYIPFILGRISVKKQSQSQRRAA; translated from the coding sequence ATGAGCATTTCAAATAGAATTGAGTGGATTGATGTATGTAAAGGAATAGGGATTTTTTTCGTGGTGCTCGGCCACACCATGATTGATGGTATGGCGAGAAGTTATATCTATTCGTTTCATATGCCGCTTTTCTTTTTCATTTCAGGTTATTTGTTTTCGACAAAAAAATATGTTACTTTTAAAGCATTTTTAACAGCTAAAGCGAAGACGTTACTCATTCCGTATATAAGCTTTTCTATTATTGCGCTCATCGCACTGAAGGTGCTGGTTCATCAAAGTATAGATGTAACAAGCTTTATAAAAGCATTTGTTATGTCAAAACGAAATGAAATTTATTATAACGATCCGTTATGGTTTCTAACGGCTTTATTTACAATTGAGGTTATGTATTATCTATTTGATAAGTATGTAAAAAGAAAATATGTCGTAATGATAGTTGCTATTTTAGTAAGCTATTATTCTTTTCTTATCTTTAACCCATTAGCGGGTACTCATGTTTTGCCGTGGAGCTTAGATCAATCTTTATATTATCTTATTTACTTTGGTATTGGATATTTTATAAAAACAACAATTCCAATGAGAAATGAGTTGAAAAGATCTTATGTGTTAATAAGTGGTGCTGTGATACATGTGTATATTGTCTGCAACTCTACAGACGTTTTTAATATGTGGAAAGATATTACTGTATACGGTGTATTTCCAGATAGTGCTAATGTTTACCTTTACGATATAGTAACGACGCTATGTGCGATTAGCTTTTGGATATATGCCTCGAGCTATTTATCTTTTATGAAACCTATAACATACATGGGTAAAAACTCTTTAATCATATTAGCATTGCATATATGTGTAGGATTCAATCTTGTTCATCAGCTCTTTTTACAGAGGATTTTCCCGAAAATTGGATTATCGATTGAAAATCCTAATATGTTAGGTCTTTTCTTTACTATTGCTTCGCTCTGTATACTAGTTCCTTGTATACATGTGATCAATCGATATATACCCTTTATACTTGGGAGGATTAGTGTAAAAAAACAATCTCAATCTCAAAGGAGAGCTGCTTAA
- the ahpC gene encoding alkyl hydroperoxide reductase subunit C, with protein MALIGKEVAPFSAKAFQKGEFIDVTEANFKGQWSVVCFYPADFTFVCPTELEDLQNQYAALKELGVEVYSVSTDTHFTHKAWHDTSETIGKIEYIMIGDPSHVISRNFDVLNEEDGLAERGTFIIDPDGVIQTVEINAGGIGRDASTLVNKIKAAQYVRNNPGEVCPAKWQEGGATLKPSLDLVGKI; from the coding sequence ATGGCATTAATCGGTAAAGAAGTAGCACCATTTTCAGCAAAGGCTTTTCAAAAAGGTGAGTTCATCGACGTTACAGAAGCAAACTTTAAAGGTCAATGGAGCGTTGTTTGCTTCTATCCTGCAGACTTCACGTTTGTATGCCCTACAGAACTAGAAGATCTTCAAAATCAATATGCAGCTCTTAAAGAACTTGGCGTAGAAGTATACTCTGTTTCTACAGATACTCACTTCACGCACAAAGCATGGCATGATACTTCTGAAACAATCGGTAAAATTGAGTATATTATGATTGGTGACCCTTCTCATGTAATTTCTCGCAACTTCGACGTATTAAACGAAGAAGACGGCTTAGCAGAGCGCGGAACATTCATCATCGATCCAGATGGCGTTATTCAAACAGTTGAAATCAACGCAGGTGGCATTGGCCGCGATGCAAGCACACTTGTAAACAAAATTAAAGCAGCACAATACGTGCGCAACAACCCAGGCGAAGTTTGCCCTGCTAAATGGCAAGAGGGTGGCGCTACACTTAAACCAAGCCTTGACCTTGTAGGTAAAATCTAA
- a CDS encoding oligosaccharide flippase family protein, which yields MNPSLFKNTIYKIILNAFNLVLPIFVGAYVARTLGATSMGKVQFSETIFMYFFIFATFGVYQYGMREMSRVKGNPQKVSQLFTSLFTISTITSLLSLGLYILVVYTGYGERDIFPILLLFSFNFLSNIFYVEWANEALERYGFITLKTVILRLIYAVLIIVFIQGAEDYTQYTILLVLFMFLNNIVSFVYVKRHIPFSFSNLILKKHIKPLFLMVIFSNASILYTQLDRFMLGEFSSASNVSYYVVSQQIMGIINMLMLSVVQVTIPRLSYLSENEGEEAYISVLNQVSKVYFSTLFPAAFGLFLISDVGVVLYGGVEFTPAGAVLAAFALYMITLGMESILSNQIMYIKEKEHILVRIVFIGGIVNLLLNVSLVVSGYLTPLYAVLTTVLANAVLVGVEYWYIRTKLKVAYRMFEWAKLKYFVYSLSFLPVSYPIKVFVDNIFVEIGLLVIVNASLYIMILFVVKDEVLYLFINKIRARLKRF from the coding sequence ATGAATCCGTCATTATTTAAAAATACCATCTATAAAATCATACTGAATGCTTTTAACTTAGTATTGCCAATCTTTGTAGGGGCATATGTAGCTCGTACCTTAGGGGCTACCTCAATGGGAAAGGTACAGTTTTCCGAAACCATTTTTATGTACTTCTTTATTTTTGCAACGTTTGGTGTATATCAGTATGGTATGCGGGAAATGAGCCGTGTTAAAGGAAATCCGCAGAAAGTTAGTCAGCTATTTACAAGTTTATTCACGATTAGTACAATTACAAGCTTGCTTTCATTAGGGTTATATATTTTAGTGGTATATACAGGATATGGAGAGCGTGATATATTTCCTATTCTTTTACTATTCTCATTTAACTTTCTTTCTAATATATTCTATGTAGAATGGGCGAATGAGGCGTTAGAACGATATGGATTTATTACATTAAAAACAGTCATCTTACGTTTAATTTATGCTGTACTAATTATTGTCTTTATTCAAGGGGCGGAGGATTACACTCAGTACACCATTTTATTAGTGTTGTTTATGTTTTTAAATAATATTGTAAGCTTTGTGTATGTAAAACGTCATATTCCATTTTCATTTTCAAATCTTATCTTAAAAAAACATATTAAGCCTTTATTTTTAATGGTTATTTTTTCTAACGCCAGCATTTTATACACGCAGCTAGATCGATTCATGCTTGGTGAATTTTCAAGCGCAAGCAACGTTTCATACTATGTAGTTTCACAGCAAATTATGGGTATTATTAATATGCTAATGTTAAGTGTTGTGCAGGTCACAATTCCAAGGCTTTCCTATCTATCTGAAAATGAAGGCGAAGAAGCATACATCAGCGTATTAAATCAAGTTTCTAAGGTATATTTTTCAACCTTGTTTCCGGCCGCATTCGGTCTGTTCCTCATCTCGGATGTGGGGGTCGTTCTATATGGCGGTGTTGAGTTTACGCCTGCGGGAGCTGTATTAGCTGCCTTTGCGTTATACATGATTACATTAGGGATGGAATCTATCTTATCTAATCAAATTATGTATATTAAAGAAAAAGAACATATATTAGTTAGAATTGTATTTATTGGTGGTATAGTTAACCTACTATTAAATGTTTCCTTAGTTGTATCGGGTTACTTAACGCCATTATATGCTGTATTAACAACCGTGCTTGCTAATGCTGTTCTAGTAGGTGTGGAATATTGGTATATAAGAACAAAGCTAAAAGTTGCATATCGAATGTTTGAGTGGGCCAAACTAAAATACTTTGTCTACTCCTTGTCGTTTTTGCCTGTCTCCTATCCAATTAAAGTGTTCGTAGATAATATCTTTGTAGAGATAGGTTTGTTAGTTATTGTAAATGCTAGTTTATATATAATGATTCTCTTTGTGGTAAAGGATGAAGTTTTATACTTATTCATTAATAAAATTCGAGCTAGATTAAAACGCTTTTAA
- a CDS encoding LicD family protein: protein MEAIVNQLKKHLRNMKVYELLKANPLLAKVNAGYRAKQTQEKSKKLQEHGLQALALMKEALLATKHEFWLDYGTLLGAIREKDFIGHDFDIDFGVLYIDNEKVRQLEEQLLTKGFSKSRTFDLDGRIVEETYLYEGVHIDLFYYESSAPGKVSCYSLEAGEHTKYTYPEGREEITNLVVKKITSSFNGTTTIDFKGHTFPVPSNYHEYLTDNYGETYMIKNANWDWTTSVSNFEVLNHQGVTKAVIYK from the coding sequence ATGGAGGCAATTGTTAATCAATTAAAAAAGCACTTGCGCAATATGAAGGTGTACGAGCTGTTAAAAGCAAATCCGCTATTAGCAAAAGTGAATGCAGGCTATCGCGCAAAGCAAACGCAAGAAAAAAGCAAGAAGCTGCAGGAGCATGGATTACAAGCTCTAGCTCTTATGAAAGAAGCTTTGCTTGCAACCAAGCATGAGTTTTGGTTAGATTATGGGACATTACTGGGCGCAATTCGTGAAAAAGATTTTATCGGTCATGACTTTGATATTGATTTTGGTGTGCTATATATAGACAACGAAAAAGTAAGGCAATTGGAAGAACAATTGCTTACTAAAGGTTTTTCTAAGTCACGAACATTTGACTTAGATGGTCGTATTGTAGAAGAAACATATCTTTATGAAGGCGTTCATATCGATTTGTTTTATTATGAAAGTAGTGCACCGGGGAAAGTAAGTTGTTATTCCTTAGAAGCGGGTGAACATACAAAGTATACGTATCCAGAAGGGCGAGAAGAGATTACAAATCTAGTTGTGAAAAAGATTACCTCATCCTTCAATGGGACTACTACAATTGATTTTAAAGGCCATACATTCCCTGTTCCTTCTAATTACCATGAGTATTTAACAGACAATTACGGTGAAACATACATGATTAAGAATGCTAACTGGGATTGGACAACATCTGTTTCTAATTTTGAAGTTTTGAATCATCAAGGTGTAACTAAGGCAGTTATATACAAATAA
- the ahpF gene encoding alkyl hydroperoxide reductase subunit F: protein MLLDADIKAQLAQYLQLLESDIMLKVSAGTDEVSRDMLTLVDELATMSPKIKVEHAELSRTPSFSVNRIGEDTGVTFAGIPLGHEFTSLVLALLQVSGRAPKVDQKLIDQIKNMKGEYHFESYISLSCHNCPDVVQALNLMSILNEGITHTMIDGAAFKQEVESKNIMAVPTVFVNGESFGSGRMTLEEILAKIGSAPDASEFADKEPYDVLIVGGGPAGSSAAIYAARKGIRTGLVAERFGGQVMDTMAIENFISVKQTEGPKLVAGLEEHVKEYGVDVMNLQRAKRLEKKDLIEVELENGAVLKSKTVILSTGARWRNVGVPGEAEFKNKGVAYCPHCDGPLFEGKRVAVIGGGNSGIEAAIDLAGIVKHVTVLEFMPELKADAVLQERLYSLPNVTVLKNVQTKEITGTDKVNGISYMDRDTEEVHHIELEGVFVQIGLVPNTEWLGDTIERTRFGEIIVDKHGATSIPGVFAAGDCTDSAYKQIIISMGSGATAALGAFDYLIRN, encoded by the coding sequence ATGTTACTAGATGCAGATATAAAGGCACAGTTGGCCCAGTACCTCCAATTATTAGAGAGCGATATAATGCTTAAAGTCAGCGCGGGAACGGACGAAGTATCCCGTGACATGCTGACTCTAGTGGACGAACTGGCCACTATGTCACCTAAAATTAAAGTAGAACACGCAGAACTATCGCGTACACCAAGTTTTAGCGTTAATCGTATTGGAGAAGATACGGGCGTAACATTTGCCGGTATCCCTCTAGGACATGAGTTTACTTCCCTTGTTTTGGCTTTGCTGCAGGTTAGCGGCAGAGCCCCAAAAGTAGATCAAAAGCTAATTGATCAGATTAAAAATATGAAAGGCGAATACCATTTTGAGTCCTATATTAGCTTAAGCTGCCACAACTGTCCTGATGTGGTACAAGCGCTTAATCTAATGAGTATCTTAAATGAAGGTATTACGCATACCATGATTGACGGCGCAGCTTTCAAGCAAGAAGTTGAAAGCAAAAATATCATGGCAGTACCGACTGTTTTCGTAAACGGCGAATCCTTCGGCAGCGGCCGCATGACGCTTGAAGAAATTCTGGCGAAAATCGGCAGCGCCCCAGACGCTTCTGAATTTGCGGATAAAGAGCCTTATGATGTACTGATTGTTGGCGGTGGTCCGGCAGGCTCCAGTGCAGCAATCTATGCGGCACGTAAAGGCATTCGTACAGGTCTTGTAGCGGAGCGCTTCGGTGGTCAGGTTATGGACACAATGGCGATTGAAAACTTTATCAGTGTAAAACAAACTGAAGGTCCTAAGCTTGTAGCAGGCTTGGAAGAGCATGTGAAAGAGTATGGCGTTGATGTCATGAACTTACAACGTGCAAAACGTTTGGAAAAGAAAGATCTTATTGAAGTTGAGCTTGAGAACGGTGCTGTTCTAAAAAGTAAAACTGTCATTCTTTCTACAGGTGCACGTTGGCGCAATGTTGGCGTTCCTGGCGAAGCAGAATTCAAAAACAAAGGCGTCGCATATTGCCCACACTGCGATGGTCCTCTGTTTGAAGGCAAGCGCGTGGCTGTTATCGGTGGTGGTAACTCTGGTATCGAAGCTGCGATTGATCTTGCAGGTATTGTAAAGCATGTAACAGTTCTTGAGTTTATGCCAGAGTTAAAGGCAGATGCAGTACTACAAGAGCGTCTATATAGTCTTCCTAACGTAACAGTACTGAAAAATGTGCAAACAAAAGAAATTACAGGTACTGATAAAGTGAACGGTATTAGCTATATGGATCGCGACACAGAGGAAGTTCACCACATTGAACTGGAAGGCGTATTCGTTCAAATTGGCCTGGTACCGAACACAGAATGGTTAGGCGATACGATTGAACGCACACGCTTCGGTGAAATCATTGTGGACAAGCATGGTGCTACAAGTATCCCTGGCGTATTTGCGGCCGGCGACTGCACGGACAGCGCCTATAAGCAAATTATTATCTCCATGGGTTCAGGTGCCACTGCAGCACTAGGTGCATTCGACTACCTTATCCGCAATTAA
- a CDS encoding DMT family transporter, producing the protein MNKGQGKGIFFGLSSGILWALDTVLIGIVLSRAVFLSNEQVIFLAPLVSTLLHDMLSAIWMAIYMLFRGELKQTFSKLRTKSGLFVVLAALMGGPVGMTGYVLAVKYIGASYTASISAVYPAVGALFAFIFLKDKLGLRSWFGLLISIGFIFFLGYSNEGIATESYLLGFFFAAMCVVGWGLECVIIAYGMKDDEVSPEQALQIRQLTSALTFAAIIIPVFGGHFLTVDVLMSKELPLIAVIALAGTASYVFYYKAINHIGPTKAMALNITYAAWTVIIGMIVLGTAFSPKLLLCSIGIIVGSILTVASPKEVIGISFRNGEKKTA; encoded by the coding sequence ATGAACAAGGGGCAAGGAAAAGGTATTTTTTTCGGATTATCTTCAGGGATACTGTGGGCACTTGATACCGTATTAATTGGAATTGTTTTATCAAGAGCCGTATTTTTATCAAACGAGCAAGTGATTTTTTTGGCACCTTTGGTAAGTACTTTGCTTCATGATATGTTGTCTGCTATCTGGATGGCAATTTATATGTTGTTCCGCGGTGAACTCAAACAAACATTTTCTAAACTAAGGACGAAAAGCGGCTTGTTTGTTGTATTAGCAGCATTAATGGGTGGTCCTGTAGGTATGACTGGTTATGTGTTAGCAGTAAAGTATATCGGAGCCTCTTATACAGCTTCTATCTCGGCTGTTTATCCAGCTGTTGGCGCATTGTTTGCGTTTATCTTCCTAAAAGATAAATTAGGTCTTAGAAGTTGGTTTGGTTTATTAATTAGTATTGGCTTTATCTTTTTCTTGGGCTACTCTAATGAAGGAATAGCAACTGAAAGTTATTTACTTGGATTTTTCTTTGCAGCAATGTGTGTTGTTGGTTGGGGACTAGAGTGTGTTATTATTGCATATGGTATGAAGGATGATGAAGTAAGTCCGGAGCAAGCCTTGCAAATCAGACAGCTTACATCAGCTCTTACTTTTGCGGCCATCATTATTCCGGTGTTTGGCGGTCATTTCTTAACAGTGGATGTTTTGATGAGTAAAGAGCTTCCGCTAATTGCAGTCATTGCTTTAGCAGGTACAGCATCGTATGTATTTTACTATAAAGCAATCAATCATATCGGACCTACAAAGGCAATGGCACTCAATATCACATATGCGGCATGGACAGTTATTATTGGTATGATTGTACTAGGAACAGCCTTCTCGCCAAAGCTATTGCTTTGCAGTATTGGAATTATTGTTGGCTCAATTTTAACAGTAGCAAGTCCAAAAGAAGTCATTGGTATTAGTTTTAGAAATGGAGAAAAGAAAACGGCATGA